One genomic window of Coffea eugenioides isolate CCC68of chromosome 1, Ceug_1.0, whole genome shotgun sequence includes the following:
- the LOC113762631 gene encoding uncharacterized protein LOC113762631, with product MECHLELNRNLRDQELLQVVYSQSSHQACQSTKLGDRFKLERNGTSSADFHPKIVRNLDNVSQKPQALHQKQRARSKADELVRYMSSLPSYLETGKNLQEKALNVGVLQWRRLEKWQYNHRQVAERSCKSSPSNSNASLFSSTEGSSSNSGGGHSCSPINQMMHRPSLDSNRNTSPNRVSSLGTKSFQRNGGKFQDLGASSSNYLKVSQSILSTHQCFSKYTENRGKECKTPDHDPVGISEKELQELEKHSSISNLNGKLKFHVHELSKEKESLQIPCCKPNSVHDSMNGQPLVVLHQPKVLEIRSAASLNQSDSTGKLVQGSIEASRHSFCDNSNSDVQELSSDIPSSCPLPREVITLRDAQIQQPCSAAESTTRFSSDLLPYSKVSASPSRSRNLEGKKSSRTLDCSAEAPNLKLETEEDRKVRHPSPIRRLMGRIGRSSKDTPCARQRNLETDRICSKEAETSVSSVDSSCDKSNVTGKGRSSPLRRLIDPLLKPRASNLDHSIGSPQRDSSPIDRTGKLSKGRGESAARHSVKVRLDLGSCKTIDIDHPQDIGKCGSSTVQALLQVAVKNGLPLFTFAVDNSSEILAATMSKLGPGKKDANSWVYTFFTVHEMKKRNGSWLNQGSKDRAHGYVPNVVAQMKVSDVASTKLIGQNLVDQCTIREFVLLAAKKRRGDRQASDVQENDELTAIVLNLPKMAVRNSSEGDQRTCEVEKLSMVDLKVPSLDFCSFSESRDVEESGCFAGSVDPSGLTVVLPGGDHGIPSKGEPSPLIERWRSGGSCDCGGWDVGCRIKVLSTQFGRTSGSAKAQSSTKKFQLYCQERGLDERPIFSLSPFKDGIYSVEFDSSVKFLQAFSICIAYLNGFHPAKFSEFGYLSENKSSEESTFSETDEPKVFNGDQQEYPASNIYHPPVSPVGRV from the exons ATGGAATGTCATTTGGAGCTCAATAGAAACTTGAGGGACCAGGAACTCTTGCAGGTAGTCTACAGTCAATCATCACACCAAGCATGCCAAAGTACAAAACTGGGAGATAGGTTCAAACTAGAGAGGAATGGCACCTCTTCTGCAGATTTTCATCCTAAAATAGTGAGAAATTTGGACAATGTATCACAAAAGCCACAAGCACTTCACCAAAAGCAACGAGCTAGGAGTAAGGCAGATGAACTTGTTAGATACATGTCAAGTTTGCCAAGTTATTTGGAGACAGGAAAAAACCTCCAGGAGAAAGCTTTGAATGTTGGGGTCCTTCAATGGCGCCGTCTAGAGAAGTGGCAGTATAACCACAGACAGGTTGCCGAACGAAGTTGCAAGTCTTCACCATCCAACAGCAATGcctcattgttttcctcaacaGAGGGATCATCCTCCAATTCTGGCGGAGGTCATAGCTGCTCTCCTATCAACCAGATGATGCACCGCCCTAGTCTGGATTCTAATCGAAACACATCCCCTAACAGAGTCTCCTCCCTAGGCACCAAATCCTTCCAGAGAAATGGTGGAAAGTTCCAAGATCTTGGAGCTAGCTCGAGTAACTACTTGAAAGTGTCACAGAGTATCCTCAGCACACATCAGTGTTTTAGCAAGTACACGGAGAACCGGGGTAAAGAGTGCAAAACCCCAGATCATGATCCGGTAGGTATTTCTGAGAAGGAGCTTCAAGAACTAGAAAAGCATAGTTCCATCTCAAATTTGAATGGAAAACTGAAGTTCCATGTCCATGAACTTTCgaaggaaaaggaaagcttgCAAATTCCTTGTTGTAAGCCTAATTCTGTTCATGACAGCATGAATGGACAGCCACTAGTGGTACTCCATCAGCCAAAAGTACTAGAAATTAGATCTGCTGCATCATTGAATCAATCTGATTCAACTGGAAAACTGGTCCAGGGATCAATCGAAGCTAGTCGACATAGCTTTTGTGATAATTCTAATTCTGATGTCCAGGAGCTCTCTTCTGATATACCGAGCTCTTGTCCACTTCCTCGTGAAGTTATTACCCTAAGGGATGCACAGATCCAACAACCCTGTTCCGCAGCTGAAAGCACTACGAGGTTTTCCTCTGACCTATTACCGTATTCTAAAGTCTCAGCTAGTCCTAGCAGAAGTAGAAATCTGGAAGGGAAGAAGTCAAGCAGAACACTTGATTGTTCAGCTGAGGCACCAAACCTGAAATTGGAGACTGAAGAGGATAGAAAAGTCAGACATCCTTCCCCAATCCGCCGATTAATGGGTAGGATAGGCAGGAGCTCAAAAGACACACCATGTGCTCGACAGAGAAATCTTGAGACTGATAGAATTTGCTCCAAGGAGGCTGAAACCTCCGTTTCCTCAGTTGATTCATCTTGCGACAAATCAAATGTCACTGGAAAAGGAAGGTCCAGTCCTTTGAGAAGACTGATAGACCCATTACTTAAGCCGAGGGCCAGCAACCTTGACCACTCTATTGGTTCACCACAGAGAGATTCATCACCAATAGACAGGACAGGTAAATTATCCAAGGGGCGAGGAGAGTCTGCTGCTCGACATTCTGTGAAAGTGAGGTTAGATCTTGGGAGCTGCAAAACAATTGACATTGATCATCCACAAGACATTGGAAAATGTGGCTCATCAACAGTACAAGCACTTCTACAGGTAGCAGTAAAGAATGGACTCCCTCTATTTACATTTGCAGTTGACAATAGTAGCGAAATTTTAGCAGCCACAATGAGTAAGCTAGGTCCTGGTAAAAAGGATGCTAACAGTTGGGTGTATACTTTCTTCACTGTTCATGAAATGAAGAAAAGGAATGGTAGTTGGTTAAACCAGGGAAGTAAAGATAGAGCTCATGGTTATGTACCTAATGTAGTAGCACAAATGAAGGTTTCTGATGTTGCATCCACAAAGTTGATTGGGCAAAACTTGGTGGACCAATGTACCATTAGGGAATTCGTTTTGCTGGCTGCGAAGAAACGACGGGGAGATAGACAGGCGTCGGATGTACAGGAAAATGACGAACTCACTGCTATTGTTCTCAATTTGCCTAAAATGGCCGTAAGAAACTCAAGTGAAGGTGACCAGAGAACATGTGAAGTCGAAAAGCTTTCAATGGTGGACTTGAAAGTGCCTTCCCTTGACTTTTGTAGCTTTTCTGAGAGTAGGGATGTTGAAGAGAGCGGGTGTTTTGCTGGAAGCGTGGACCCTTCCGGTCTTACAGTTGTACTTCCGGGTGGTGACCATGGAATACCTAGTAAAGGGGAACCTTCACCTTTAATAGAAAGATGGAGATCAGGTGGATCGTGTGACTGTGGGGGTTGGGATGTTGGTTGCAGAATAAAGGTTCTTAGCACTCAGTTTGGTAGGACGTCTGGTTCAGCTAAAGCCCAGTCGAGCACcaaaaaattccagctttattGTCAG GAACGAGGATTGGACGAAAGGCCAATTTTCAGCTTGTCACCGTTCAAGGATGGTATCTATTCAGTTGAATTTGACTCATCTGTCAAATTTCTACAAGCATTCTCCATATGTATTGCATATCTAAATGGTTTCCATCCAGCTAAATTTTCTGAATTCGGGTATTTATCTGAGAATAAATCTTCGGAAGAGAGTACATTCTCAGAAACTGATGAACCAAAGGTTTTCAACGGAGACCAACAAGAGTATCCTGCAAGTAACATCTACCATCCTCCTGTTTCACCTGTTGGGAGAGTCTAG
- the LOC113765066 gene encoding 17.3 kDa class I heat shock protein-like: MSLIPSFFGNRRSSIFDPFPSDVWDPFRDISLPSSFSGETSSFVIARVDWKETPEAHVFKADLPGIKKEEVKVEVDDDRVLQIRGERNVEKEDKNDTWHRVERSSGQFMRRFRLPENAKMDQIKAAMENGVLTITIPKEEAKKTDVKAIQISG; this comes from the coding sequence ATGTCGCTCATTCCAAGCTTCTTTGGCAACCGACGAAGCAGCATCTTCGACCCATTCCCATCGGACGTTTGGGATCCCTTCAGGGACATCTCCCTCCCATCGTCCTTCTCCGGCGAGACATCATCCTTTGTGATCGCCCGCGTGGACTGGAAGGAGACCCCGGAAGCCCACGTGTTCAAGGCCGACCTTCCCGGGATTAAGAAAGAGGAAGTTAAGGTTGAGGTCGACGACGACAGAGTTTTGCAGATCAGGGGCGAAAGGAACGTGGAGAAGGAAGACAAGAATGACACTTGGCACCGGGTGGAACGCAGCAGCGGCCAATTCATGAGGAGGTTCAGGCTGCCCGAAAATGCCAAGATGGATCAGATCAAAGCTGCTATGGAGAATGGGGTCCTTACCATCACCATCCCCAAAGAAGAGGCCAAGAAGACTGATGTCAAAGCCATTCAGATTTCTGGTTAA
- the LOC113765076 gene encoding UDP-glucose iridoid glucosyltransferase-like → MAILRDQRRSVVLVPYPYQGHITPMLQLGEILHSGGFSVIVAHTKFNSPNPLNHPEFFFLPLKDNLSGFDTSFGNTLAVIRAINENCRAPLQGSLAQMMKDQEKHGQVCCIIHDAIMHFGRSVANHLNISSLVLGTCSALYMQVYPTILQLQSEHYFPLQDSKMLEPVPGLGTLRFKDFAIPANIEIPQPLLKFYEDTSNLGSSVGIILNTTEELDPMSLSELKQYYKVPLFTIGPFHKMAPTSSSSSFLKEDRSCMAWLDKQAPQSVLYLSLGSLASIEAKELEETAWGLANSGQPFLWVVRPSSVNGSEWIEQLPKGFQDAVGERGHIVQWAPQKEVLAHSAVGGFFTHCGWNSILESLCEAGPMICRPCFADQLANARYLTHVWKVGLELELVEDRGVIERAIKRLMVENEGKEMRQRAADMKQKLDISTNKGGSSHKSLSDLIDFINSFAM, encoded by the exons ATGGCAATACTTAGAGATCAAAGGCGAAGCGTGGTATTGGTCCCGTATCCATACCAGGGCCACATCACACCAATGCTGCAGTTGGGGGAAATTCTTCATTCTGGAGGGTTCTCTGTCATAGTTGCACACACTAAATTCAattctcccaatcctttgaacCATCCCGAATTCTTCTTTTTACCATTGAAGGACAATTTATCTGGCTTTGATACTTCTTTTGGTAATACATTAGCCGTTATCAGAGCCATAAATGAGAACTGCAGAGCTCCTCTACAAGGTTCTCTGGCTCAGATGATGAAAGATCAGGAGAAGCATGGCCAGGTCTGTTGTATCATTCATGATGCCATCATGCACTTCGGCCGCTCTGTGGCGAATCATTTGAATATATCCAGCTTGGTCTTAGGAACCTGCAGTGCTCTTTATATGCAAGTTTATCCTACCATTCTTCAACTTCAGTCAGAACATTATTTTCCCTTGCAAG ATTCTAAGATGCTGGAACCAGTACCTGGGCTCGGCACTCTTCGATTTAAGGATTTTGCAATACCCGCTAATATTGAAATACCACAGCCATTGCTGAAATTCTATGAAGATACAAGCAATTTGGGATCCTCTGTTGGCATCATCTTGAACACAACAGAGGAGCTGGATCCTATGTCACTATCAGAGCTTAAGCAATATTACAAAGTTCCCTTATTCACAATAGGTCCTTTCCACAAAATGGCTCCAACCTCATCATCAAGTAGCTTCTTAAAAGAAGACAGGAGTTGCATGGCTTGGCTTGACAAGCAAGCTCCTCAGTCAGTCCTCTACCTAAGCTTGGGCAGTCTAGCGAGCATAGAAGCAAAAGAGCTAGAGGAGACAGCTTGGGGACTAGCCAATAGCGGCCAACCATTCTTGTGGGTTGTTCGGCCATCTTCTGTCAATGGCTCAGAATGGATTGAGCAGTTACCGAAAGGTTTTCAAGATGCAGTTGGAGAAAGAGGTCACATAGTTCAATGGGCACCTCAAAAAGAAGTTCTCGCACATTCTGCTGTGGGCGGATTTTTCACTCACTGTGGATGGAATTCAATACTGGAGAGTCTTTGTGAAGCAGGTCCAATGATTTGCAGACCCTGTTTCGCAGACCAATTGGCAAATGCAAGGTACCTAACTCATGTTTGGAAGGTAGGCTTGGAACTAGAGCTGGTGGAAGACAGAGGAGTCATAGAGAGAGCCATAAAGAGACTGATGGTCGAAAATGAAGGCAAGGAAATGAGGCAGAGAGCGGCGGACATGAAACAAAAACTGGATATCTCGACAAATAAAGGTGGTTCATCACACAAGTCCTTGAGTGACTTGATAGATTTCATCAACTcatttgctatgtga
- the LOC113774559 gene encoding copper transporter 1-like translates to METHMTLFHGENWESIVVYVLHLLAVFAMSILVEWLSHTRLINSDKNNNVVAGLMQSGLYSIRIALAYLVMLKVMSFDAGVFVAAVGGYSLGFLIFGSLVFDESGTAPYHKPADLPPLNC, encoded by the coding sequence ATGGAGACACACATGACACTTTTTCATGGAGAGAACTGGGAAAGTATCGTTGTCTACGTACTCCATTTGCTTGCGGTGTTTGCGATGTCAATCCTAGTTGAATGGCTATCTCATACGCGACTTATAAACTCAGACAAGAACAACAACGTTGTTGCTGGGCTGATGCAGAGTGGACTGTATAGCATCCGGATAGCTTTGGCCTACTTGGTGATGCTCAAGGTCATGTCATTCGATGCAGGAGTATTTGTGGCGGCTGTTGGCGGatactctcttggtttcttgATTTTTGGCAGCCTAGTGTTTGATGAATCGGGCACGGCACCATATCACAAGCCCGCTGATCTTCCTCCCCTCAACTGCTAA
- the LOC113783451 gene encoding copper transporter 1-like, whose amino-acid sequence MMAGMNDSSHMHGMGAMNNGTGGGMSMMPHRHMMMHMTFFWGKNAEILFSGWPGHDNLGMYVLALVIVFVLTVVVEWLSACKFIKESSNNVAAGLVQTLMYGIRIGLAYMVMLAVMSFNAGVFLVAVAGHALGFFFFGSRAFNPSSGTGKTSDLPPLSC is encoded by the coding sequence ATGATGGCCGGAATGAACGATAGTAGCCATATGCATGGGATGGGAGCTATGAACAACGGCACCGGAGGAGGGATGTCGATGATGCCCCATCGGCATATGATGATGCACATGACTTTCTTCTGGGGCAAAAATGCTGAGATCCTCTTTTCGGGCTGGCCGGGACACGACAATTTGGGCATGTACGTCTTAGCCCTTGTGATTGTTTTCGTTCTTACTGTGGTGGTTGAGTGGCTCTCCGCCTGCAAATTCATCAAAGAAAGTTCTAACAACGTCGCCGCCGGGCTGGTTCAGACTCTGATGTACGGAATCAGGATTGGGCTGGCTTATATGGTGATGTTGGCAGTGATGAGTTTTAATGCAGGGGTGTTTCTTGTGGCTGTTGCCGGTCACGCtttagggtttttctttttcgggAGCAGGGCATTTAATCCGTCATCCGGGACTGGCAAGACATCCGATCTTCCTCCCTTGAGTTGCTGA